One window of the Heliomicrobium undosum genome contains the following:
- a CDS encoding TIGR04086 family membrane protein, whose product MVSLWHWKPVWAGLLRAAAILAGGMALTIVLLWRLSGPVYFLSPWIIVLLGAAAFFGGYRAARLARRRGWLQGLIVGMLLALFFMTLWSSTGAYSLTIAGADALMLMMLGAAGGVLGVQSTGRTNRVLTGR is encoded by the coding sequence ATGGTCTCTCTCTGGCACTGGAAGCCTGTTTGGGCCGGTCTACTGCGGGCGGCTGCGATTCTCGCCGGTGGAATGGCCCTGACTATTGTCCTTCTCTGGAGGTTATCGGGGCCGGTGTACTTTTTAAGTCCCTGGATCATCGTCCTCCTGGGGGCAGCGGCTTTTTTCGGCGGATACCGGGCAGCCCGATTGGCCAGGCGCCGCGGTTGGCTGCAAGGACTGATCGTAGGCATGCTGCTGGCGCTGTTCTTCATGACCTTGTGGTCTTCGACGGGCGCTTACTCACTGACCATTGCCGGCGCCGATGCGCTTATGCTCATGATGCTCGGCGCCGCCGGCGGTGTCTTGGGGGTGCAATCGACGGGTAGGACGAATCGGGTGCTGACCGGGCGGTAG
- a CDS encoding TerC family protein, with protein sequence MDWAFIAGIINIIVIDLVLSGDNAVVIAMATKGLPDEYRKKAMFWGAAMAVGLRIALTFIVALLLRIPLIQFIGGLLLAWIALKLLYPEKPVDEMINVGSDFKKAILTIISADVLMSLDNVLALAGASHGNVYLLGFGLALSIPVVLTGSAFLSNLLHRHTWLVYVGSGILAWTAGKMVIHDQSIGPFVQQIPISEYLVPLVITAFVILIGKRIRDRAAVAEGR encoded by the coding sequence ATGGATTGGGCATTCATCGCAGGAATTATCAATATTATCGTCATAGACCTTGTACTTAGCGGTGATAACGCGGTTGTCATCGCCATGGCAACCAAAGGACTGCCCGATGAATACCGCAAGAAAGCGATGTTCTGGGGAGCGGCGATGGCCGTAGGGCTTCGGATAGCCCTCACCTTCATCGTTGCGCTGCTGTTGCGCATCCCCCTGATTCAGTTTATCGGAGGGCTTCTCCTTGCGTGGATCGCACTGAAGTTGCTTTACCCCGAGAAACCGGTCGACGAGATGATAAATGTAGGAAGTGATTTCAAAAAAGCCATACTCACCATCATCAGCGCTGACGTGTTGATGAGTCTCGACAATGTGCTGGCATTAGCCGGGGCATCCCATGGGAATGTTTACTTGCTTGGCTTTGGACTTGCCCTAAGCATCCCGGTTGTTTTGACGGGAAGCGCCTTTCTGTCTAACCTGTTGCACCGGCATACCTGGTTGGTCTACGTCGGTTCGGGTATTCTCGCCTGGACGGCGGGAAAAATGGTCATCCATGATCAGAGCATCGGCCCCTTTGTTCAACAGATCCCCATATCGGAGTATCTTGTCCCACTCGTTATTACAGCCTTCGTCATACTGATCGGCAAGCGGATCAGAGACAGGGCTGCAGTCGCCGAAGGAAGATGA
- a CDS encoding TolB family protein, which translates to MKRLKPGIPLIAALLVVTLAAYNLASNKRFPLTTADSIVPGPDTQWVEAKTLPPLEDLPAGYHLVDLREICEQALASYTVRTPGLGDVKPTPEKKSSESAARDEVQWSSITFSNKKERMAFTTRNSLYVVNMKSRQAIRLHRLAVEDGTEFFPAIAWSPDDSMVTFGTVTRPKGDGAPTYTVSLARVNDGDVKNVHQSDKRPNLPIWSPDDKYIALDNPLFVYEVKTQNRTPVGMGADLRSPRWSPDSSYLIFSQYTSPERCEIYRYSPETREMLQMTDLGKTVAPVAWLKYPSTIIMETEATANGNDTGRHHVGEVRPHSESSIRWLTGFDSAESNRFLCASPNERLIIMRQFQPAASAATATPTTAGKLENRFDLIAANREITSFFGWRRVKIHSLPVDTHLTHAWNRDGKLFYMIDARSEGAAAGESSKYELYLFDFDQMTRQKVWDATTPLRLVAVDGYNTVYYCPY; encoded by the coding sequence ATGAAACGCCTTAAGCCGGGAATCCCCTTGATCGCCGCCCTGCTCGTCGTCACCCTCGCCGCCTACAACCTCGCCTCGAACAAACGCTTTCCCCTTACGACCGCCGACAGCATTGTTCCGGGCCCGGACACCCAGTGGGTTGAGGCAAAAACCCTTCCTCCCCTGGAAGATCTGCCGGCCGGTTACCATCTCGTCGACCTGAGAGAAATCTGTGAACAGGCACTTGCCTCCTACACGGTTCGCACGCCCGGCTTGGGTGACGTCAAACCCACCCCGGAGAAGAAGTCAAGCGAGTCCGCCGCCAGAGACGAGGTCCAGTGGTCCAGCATCACCTTCAGCAACAAAAAAGAGCGCATGGCCTTCACCACACGCAACAGTCTCTATGTGGTCAATATGAAATCCCGACAAGCGATCCGCCTGCACCGGCTCGCTGTTGAGGACGGGACTGAATTCTTCCCGGCCATCGCCTGGAGCCCCGACGACAGCATGGTCACCTTCGGCACGGTGACTCGCCCGAAAGGGGACGGCGCGCCCACCTACACAGTCAGCCTGGCGCGCGTCAACGACGGTGACGTGAAGAATGTCCATCAGTCAGACAAACGTCCCAATCTGCCCATCTGGTCCCCGGATGACAAGTACATCGCCCTGGACAACCCCCTCTTCGTCTACGAGGTTAAAACCCAGAACCGCACCCCCGTTGGCATGGGGGCTGACCTGCGCTCGCCGCGGTGGTCGCCTGACAGCAGTTACCTCATTTTTAGCCAATACACTTCGCCGGAACGCTGCGAGATTTACCGCTACTCGCCGGAGACGCGGGAGATGCTGCAGATGACCGACCTCGGAAAAACGGTCGCCCCGGTCGCCTGGCTGAAGTACCCCTCCACGATCATCATGGAGACAGAGGCCACAGCGAACGGGAATGACACGGGCCGTCACCACGTTGGGGAGGTGCGCCCCCACTCGGAAAGCAGCATCCGCTGGCTTACCGGCTTTGACAGTGCCGAATCCAACCGTTTCCTCTGCGCTTCCCCCAATGAACGGCTGATCATCATGCGTCAGTTCCAGCCAGCGGCGAGCGCGGCGACGGCAACCCCGACGACAGCAGGAAAACTCGAGAACCGTTTCGATCTGATCGCCGCCAACCGGGAAATCACATCCTTTTTCGGCTGGCGCCGGGTCAAAATCCACAGCCTCCCCGTCGATACCCACCTGACCCACGCCTGGAACCGCGACGGCAAGCTCTTCTACATGATCGACGCCAGATCGGAAGGGGCTGCAGCCGGCGAATCGTCGAAATACGAGTTATACCTCTTCGACTTCGATCAGATGACCCGGCAGAAGGTGTGGGACGCTACGACCCCCCTGCGTCTGGTTGCCGTCGACGGATACAATACGGTTTATTATTGTCCCTACTAA
- a CDS encoding 2-oxoacid:acceptor oxidoreductase family protein — protein MRDSWEIRLGGTGGQGLITGGIILAEAAILDGKNAVQSQSYGPESRGGSSKAEVIISGDRIDYMKVKDADLLLAMSPEAAKKYIDEVKEDGIVILDSTYVKNCEPTKGRVYRIDISRLARQDVGREVVANIVALAVIVGLTGVVSREALEKAVLSRIPKGTEEMNKKAIAVGFQAIEEALNAA, from the coding sequence GCGGTCAAGGTCTGATCACCGGCGGGATCATTCTGGCCGAAGCGGCCATCCTCGATGGGAAGAACGCTGTTCAATCCCAGAGCTATGGTCCCGAGTCCCGTGGGGGTTCCTCCAAAGCCGAGGTCATCATTTCCGGCGACCGGATTGACTACATGAAAGTCAAGGATGCTGACCTGCTGCTGGCCATGAGCCCGGAAGCGGCCAAGAAGTACATCGATGAGGTCAAGGAAGACGGCATCGTCATCCTCGACAGCACCTATGTCAAGAACTGTGAGCCTACGAAGGGAAGGGTTTACCGCATCGACATCAGCCGTCTGGCCCGCCAGGACGTGGGTCGCGAAGTGGTGGCCAATATCGTCGCCCTGGCTGTTATCGTCGGCCTGACCGGCGTCGTCTCCCGGGAAGCCCTCGAAAAGGCTGTCCTTTCCCGCATCCCGAAAGGGACCGAGGAGATGAACAAGAAGGCCATCGCCGTCGGCTTTCAAGCGATTGAGGAAGCCTTGAACGCCGCTTAA